From the Paraflavitalea soli genome, the window CAGCTACCGCAGCTTTCGTGGCAGCATAGACCGACCAGCCGGGCGCTCCTGCAAACCCTGCCACCGACCCCATATTGATAATATAACCTGATCCCTGTTTACGCAATACAGGTAACACACTTTTAACCACATTAATGACCGCCAGTACATTTACGTCGAATATTTTCCGGATCTCCTCTGCACCCGTTTCTTCTACCGTTCCCGCCATGCCGTATCCCGCATTGTTTACTACCACATCGATCCGTCCGAATGCACCCAGCGTTTGTCCGATCGATTCATCCACACAATCCGTATTGTTTAGGTCAACTGCCAGCGGAAGGAACCGATCCCCATCGATCACCCCCACCGCATCCTGCAGCTTTTGCGCATGACGTGAGGTGGCAGCCACCCGGTAACCGCTTTCCAGCAGCTGTTTTACCAGCATAAGGCCAAGCCCCTGCGAGGCCCCTGTCACATACCAAACCTTTGAAGTATTCATCTTTTCTTGTTTTATGGTGAGTAGATCCTTTAGGTGCGGAGCACACTGCTTTAGTGCACTTTTCCATTGATCCTCCGCCACCGCGTAATAGAGCTACTGGCTCACGTCTGTGAGCATTTTGTTCACGATCACCCATTGGCCATTGATCTGGTGAAACGATAAGAACTCATGATAAATGAATGCATACATTTTTACCGTTACCTCTGCCACAGCGATCGAGTTAACCACCCGGATGTTTAAAATTGTCCCCTTGAAAGCCGAGCCTTCAGCTTTCGGGCTTTGCCGGTTCTTTACACCGTCCAGGTATTGATCCAGCGTTTTGGCGTAAGGCTTGCCTTTTACGTCACCAAAAAGCAGAATGCCGGGCTGGTACACCTGGTGTAGTAAGGTCAGATCACCTGTGTAGATGCCTTTGAAATAGTAGTTTTCCAATGCTTGTGCGATGGCTGTTGAATCATGTTGTTGCGTTTCCATGGTTGATTTGATTTGGGCACTGCTGTTCCACCAGCAGCAGATTAGCAGCGCCGTAAATAATAGTTGTTTCATGTCAATACTGATTAGGCTGTTTATTTTTTATCCGCCGTGATTCCTTTTTCACGCAATACAGAGACCTGCTCCCCGGCGTAGCCCCAGTCGTCAAGCTCTATTTCCTGTATCACCACATGCGTGAGGTGTGGGTCTTTGTTCAGTATGTTCGTGATCAGGTCTGTTACTCCTTTGATGAGTTGTTGCTTTTTTTCGCGCGTGACCTCTTCGCGTGTCACTTCAATTTTAATGTATGGCATGGTTGTAATTTTTATGATGTAAAGTTGCACCCGGTACAGGGAAGGATTACGTGACCTGCGTCACATTCTGAACAGGATAGGGAAGAAACTGTCGACGGGTAAATGGGCCATAGCACATTAGTTCCGGTAGACTGCAAGTCAGGAAGTCAGCCAAAATGCCTTAGTACTCAATAAAATAAACGAGGTAAGAAGTGGGACAGCAGGGGTATTGTCAGAAGCAAATTTGAATAACAGGGCAAAGGTATTATTTGAATTGACCGACCGTTACGTTTGTCTAAGCATTAAATTTCCCCTCCTTGGTATGGATAAACAAAGCAGTCGTTCCTTGTGTAGAATTGCTTTCCATAGGGGAAATATATCCACCTAATGTATTATTTTGTTCCGCAATTGTATCGGGACATATGGCAACTCCTTTTAATGATATTACCTTATACCTGGAAACAGCTTATCCTCCTCATTCTCCTGAATATTGGGAGGAAATTTCCTTGCAAAATTATGTCAGCGACCTGTACATCCGTAAAATGCATGGCTATAAACCACCCAATGTGACAAGAGTGAGCATGGATGCTTCCAATTATAAGGTATGGAATAGGCCTTGGAAAGACGGCTCCCTGGTGTTGGTAGCGCCAAAGTTTGAGTATGATCTGTTCTTGTCCCTCGATAGGTCCGGTAAATATCAATATATGCTTGATTTAATACAGGAAGGTATGATCCAATTATGCGAGGCATACAATTGGGATAGGAGCGTACTCGAACAAGCATATCAGGAGGTAATGGATTGCAACTTTGTCTTCAAAATAGACTATCCGGCCAAACAGTCAAAGGACAAGAAAAAGACAGCGCAACTTTCTGTAGAGAAAACAGAAACGATTACCAGTGTTTTTGCTACGGTAACAATGGATGGTCAAACCAAAAGGATCAAACTGTTTGATAAGGCAAACAAGTGGATATATGATGAGATATACAAATGGGCAAGCCATGCAAAATGGTTTGATGCAGATAGATTCGGGATTGGGTACAAAGAAGCAGCAATGGAACTCTGGTATTCGGTCAGCGATGATCAGGTGACACTCCTGCTCAATGGGCAGGTCACAGATATATTGGATTATGCTGGATTCAAAGGCAGACTGTTTTGATAATACAAAAAATAGCCTGCTTATTTTCGTAATTTCTTAACCGCCTTTGATTGGACACTTAACTTGTCCCATTGATCTTTGCAGCCAGACTTCTTCATTTTTCCCAATGTCACAATGCCCCTGGTTGTATACTGGTCGATAGCATCCAGCGCTTCCTCGCTGGTACATATATAATAATCCGGTTTGTCCATAATGTCGGCATTAAGATTGACGAAAATGTAAATACAGTCTTTTTTTACCCTGTCATTCATCATTGGCCACCCGCTATGAGCCCGTTTGTAAATGGATTTGACTTGTATTTGCACCATTATGTCTTCTTTTTCTGCGAAAACGTCTACTGCTTTGGCATTACCGATTGTCATACCTACTGACCAACCTCGACGGTAAAGTTCAGCGGCTACAAAATACTCGCCTGCGAGACCGGTATTGTTCCTCGATATTTCAGCCATTGTTCATGTATTTATATGTTTCTGTATTTTTATTATTTCGCCTTCAAGAAATACTTAGTTTTACGATATGAAGACTAAAGCAAATAAATCAAATAAAATGGTGAAGGTGTCCGAGTCCGGACTCCTGTCTTTAGTTGCTTCCAAACTGAAGGGTAAAATCCTGTTCCCTGAAAGGTCGAGCAGGCAAAGAAATATTTGCAAAAAGTAAAAACGACGAATTTATAACAGCTTATTCCATTATACAAGACGGGCGCCAATAAGTTGGCGCCTTTTTACTTCCATACCCTCCCCAGCCTGCTCACCACTATTTTCGAATCGCCCCCTCGCGGTCCATCGATCACCCCCGGGTTCAACCAGCTTTTCGAAAAGAAAATAGAGGTCATCACCGTTAGCCCGTCGTCAGCAAACAACTCCACAGAAGCGCGGTCCACCACCAGCACAAGCCGCAGTGTATGATTCGTGGCAAAGCGTGGCGCCACATGCCGGCTCGCAAAGCCCTTATTGAAGCCCGTTTTGCCCGACCTGGTCCGGTCAATATAATACTGGTTGGCGCTGGCATCATACCCTACGATCACTTGTTCACCCTCCTTATTGGACAATACCAGTGAGCAATCTTTAATAGTATCAGCTGTCAGCGTAAGCATATAGGGTTCCTCATTGCGCACTGTATCATATCCTTTGGTGGTTGTCGCCCGGTTGTTGGTGATCGTCAGCAGCGGTGGCTCCTGCTTTTTCAATTCCCGCACAGGCGAAGACTTGATCAATAACCGGCCATTCACATTGGCCAGTCCCAGTTCCCGGGGTATCGTCATCGCACTGCGCCAGGGATGCGTAGGCACTTCACCCGCATAGGCCCAGTTGCTCATCCAGCCCAGGAATATCTTTCGCTTGCCCGTGTTGCTCCAGGTAATGCCCGCATATTCATCGGGTCCATAGTCCAGCCATTTGATGTTCGTATGATTAGCAGTGAAGCCATGTCCATCAAACTGCCCCGTAAAATATTGCGTGGCCGATCCGCCATTGGGACCGCCTGGATTGATGTTCACGATCAGTATCCAATATTGTTTGCCTGCATGCGTGAGGGGGAAAAGGTCGGGGCATTCCCATACACCGCCATGCGCGCCTGCCTTGGCGCCAAACTCGCTTTCACGCGTCCACTCCTTAAGGTTGGGCGATGAGTAAAAAGTAATGCGGTCCTGCGTAGCTAGTGTCATGATCCATTTCTTACTCGCTTCATACCACATCACTTTCGGATCGCGGAAGTCGGCAATGCCCGGGTTCTTCAATACCGGGTTGCCGGCGTATTTGGTCCAGGTAATACCGTTGTCGAGACTATAGGCGATGCTTTGGTTTTCATATTTGCCGGTACGTGCTTTTTCGCCTATCGGGTCATGGCTGGTAAAAATAGCCACCAGCGGCGCCTGCCCCTTTTTCCCAAATCCACTGGTATTTTTTTCATCCACTACCGCACTGCCCGAAAAGATATAACCCAGGCTATCGGGATACAGCGCGATGGCCTGCTCTTTCCAGTGCAGCATATCAGGACTGGTAGCATGTCCCCAGTGCATAGGCCCCCAGGTACTGCCATCCGGGTAATATTGGAAGAAAAGGTGATAAATGCCCTTGTTGTACACCATGCCGTTTGGATCATTCATCCAATGCGCCTTGGGCGAAAAGTGAAGTTGCGGCCGGTAAAGCTCCTTGTACAGGCCCGTGTCAGTTTGCGCTTCGGCACAAGGAATGGAAGCAGCTATAAGCAATGTCCAAAACAGCAGGTAGCGAAGTGATTTCATATAGCAGGTTTAAAGGCGCAGGGCACCCATCCTACAAGTTAAGTAAATCACCGATCCTTCACTATCTTGTGCACAAGAATTTTCAGTTATGCCTGTAGGAAGACAGATCGTTAAGCTTATTGGATGGGCATTTGTTATTGCCGGCTTCCTGATGCGTATTACTGGCACTACTTTCTCCGGGACCTACCTGGACAGAAAAGGTTGGCAAAGCAGCATTATGGATGGCAAGGCACTAATCTTCTTTGGACTGGTTTTCCTCGTCTATCATTATATCATCCTCCCTAAAAAGAATAACCCATGAGAATCATATTAGCCGATCTCTCCTCCAAAATGGTAGAAGCCTGGAGAGCCTTTTTTGACAACGTACAAGACGTGCTTATCATTGAAGGCGATATCACCCGTACAGAGTGTAACGCGATCGTAAGTCCAGCCAACTCTTTTGGCTTTATGGATGGAGGACTTGATTATGCATTGTCTGAAAGATTCGGGTGGGACCTGGAAAAGAAGCTGCAACAAGAGATCAAGGCACTTCCGGAAGGGGAGTTATTGATAGGACAGGCTTTGCTGATGGAAACAGGCGACAGGGTCGTGCCTTTTCTTATTTCAGCACCCACCATGCGCATTCCTACCAACTTCAATATAGATACTTCTATCAATGCTTACCTGGCTATGAAAGCTATCCTTATTAAGGCAAAAGGAGATGCCAGGATATCATCCGTAGCAATACCAGGTCTTTGCACCGGCGTTGGCCGCATGCAACCCATCATAGCTGCCAGACAAATGTACCAGGCTTACAAAGAAATAATCCTTGGTGAGCGGATGGGCTTTGCCACTTTTGGAGATGCACAGAAATATCATTGGAACCTCAATCCCCAGGCGATGATCTGGACCCATTGATAGGCCAGCAGAAAAATTCCCTCTCAAAACCACATAAACATGTCGCTTTTCTTCAATGACATGCCGTTGCAGGCGGTTATCTTTGCCTCGTTCAATAGCGCTAAGGAAGTATAATGATTATTGCTTATAAAGAGTTCAGGCCCTCCATAGCCCTGCAGCCCTATGTAGAGAACTACTGGCTACAGGTATTTGACGGCGATCCCTCCGAGGAGTCGCCCCACCAGGTATGCCTGCCCCTCGGCATGGTGCAGATCATTGTGCATGTGAACCAGCCCGATTGCGGCGTATGGCAAGGCAACGATTGGCAGCCACTGCCCCATGCGCTCTTTGCCGGTGTATACAACAATGCCGTGACCTGGAAAGCCAAAGGGTATGCCGTATGTTTCGGGATCAATTTCAAACCGGAGTCCCTCACCCGGTTATTCAGGATACCCGCCGCAGCCCTGTTCAATGACTATACCGATGTAAGCAATTTCGAGGATGCTGCCATCGATGAAATGGTAGACCGTATGTATGGCGTGGAAGAGCCGGCGCAACTGATCCGTATAGCGGAAACCTACTTGCAGGCGAAGGTGAAAAAGATCCACTGCCGGCAGCAATACTGGCAACGAGCGGCCTGTCTTATCCGCGAAGCCAAAGGCAATATATCTATTGAGTCCCTTTGTAAAGACCTGTATATAAGTGAAAGGCAGTTGCAGCGTAGTTTTCGTGACACCCTCGGCGCCAGCCCGAAAACTTATACGCGCATCATCCGCTTCAGGAATGCCTACCGGCAGGTGCGGCATGCTGCCCACAAAAAGATATCCTGGGCATCGCTTTCCTATGACCACGGCTATGCCGACCAGGCGCATTTTATCAGGGATTTCAAGGAGTTTTCCGGCGTCAGCCCCTCACTGATCACCGACCGGGAAGGGCCCTTTTACCAGCTAAGTACCGACTTGTTCGGCAAATAGAATACAATTTAAACACATACCAAATGAAGCGATTCCTGTACCTGGCTACCGTAGCCATGAGCACTGCATTTATTGCCTGTAACGAAACGGCCGGCAAAGACGGCGATAAAGAACCAGTCACCGAAGCACAACTGGCAGCAAGAGGTAAATACCTGGTAACCGTTATTGGCTGTGGCGATTGCCATACACCCAAGATCATGACCCCGCAAGGACCTGTGCCGGATACAACAAAACTCCTCTCCGGATACGATGTGGCGGCTGGTCCTCTTGGCCAGTTTGATACCGCCATCACCCGCGATGGAAGATGGGCCTTGTTGAAGGGCGACCTCACCGCAGCAGTAGGCCCCTGGGGCATTACCTATGCCGCCAACCTCACGCCCGATGATACCGGCCTCGGCGGCTGGACCTACGACAATTTCAGGAGGGCCATCAAAGAAGGTAAATACCGTGGTGTGGAGCAGTCACGCCCCCTTATGCCGCCAATGCCTACGCAGTCATTGGCGCAGCTGACCGATGAAGATGTAAAGTCTATTTATGAATACCTGAAGACCATCAAACCTGTTAAGAACCTGGTGCCACAGGCGGTATTGAATCCGCCGCCACCACCGGCTGCACATTAATAATGTATGGTCAACACGGTATGGATCGTACCATACCGTGTTGACTTTCCAGGAATAAATTGGTCATCCTCAATCTTTGGGTTCCCACAACTGTATTTTGTTGCCTTCTGCATCGAGTATATGCACAAACTTGCCGTAATCGTAAGATTCGATGGCGTCTACAATCGTCACGCCGCTCTTTTTTAATTCCTCCACCAGCGCTTCCAGGTTATCAACCCGGTAATTGATCATAAAGTCTTTGGTGGAAGGTTGAAAGTATTTGGTCGTTTCGGGAAACGGATTCCATTGCGTTTGCCCTTTCTTCGTGCTGTCATCCCCTTCAAACCACTCAAAGGTGGCCCCGTATTGGGTGCTGTTTATACCAAGGTGTTCTTTATACCATTCCCTCATTTTGTTAGGGTCCTTGCATTTGAAAAAGATGCCGCCAATACCTGTTACTTTTTTCATCGTTGTTGTTTTATGTTGTCCGGTTATGATGGTTTTAAAGGCGAAGCCAGCGTAAAAGGAGGTCGTAATAGCCAGAATTATAAATACTGCTTTTTTCATGGTCGCTGTCAATTATTGTTGGTAGGTGTATGTTGGCCTTTGAGAAGCAATGTTCAGGTACTAAATGTAAGCGATTTTTCTATCTGTGAATGCAGGCCATAATTGACAATGATCAAGCCCCACCCGCCGCCTGTCCGCCTCCGTACTTCCCATCTTTCCGGCTTCGTCCCAAGAATTTCCCGATTCAGTAAATGGAAAGCCGCCCCGAACGCTACTTTTGCCGCCAAATCAGTTATCATCCACCCATGTTAGCACCTCAGACTTTCATTGCGCACCTATTTCAGGCTAAATCTATACAGATGAAACGACTATTGACCCTCCTTTTCGTAGGAGTATCCCTGCTCACCCAGGCCCAGAACAATACCTTGCTGGACCAGGCTTTCTGGAAAACCAACCCCGACCTGGCCACCGTAAAGGCAGCCGTGGAGAAAGGCAACAGTCCTTCCGAGTTAAACAGGTCTTCCTTCGACCCCGTAGTCTACGCCATCAATGCCAATGCCTCCACGGAAGTGATCACCTTCCTGCTGGAACAAAAAGGCAATGAGCCCAACAAAATAACCCATGATTCCCGTACCTATATCTTCTGGTCAGCCGCCCGGGGCAACCTGCCGGTAGTAGAATACCTCATCAGCAAAGGCGCAAAACTCGACCTGGTAGATAGCCACGGCAGTACCGCACTCGGTTTCGCCGCCAACGCCGGACAAGCCAATACAAAAGTGTACGACGCCCTGGTAAGCGCAGGCGCCGATATCAAACAAAAGAACCAGGAGGGTGCCAGCCTGCTGTTAACGGCAATTGCCAATGACAAAGACCAGGTGCTCACCAATTATTTTATTGCCAAAGGGCTTTCCTTACAGGATACCGACGCGGCTGGCAACACGGCCTTCAACTATGTAGCCCGGTCCGGCAATATCGACCTCATGAAGTCGCTCCTGCAAAAAGGGGTGAAATACACCGACCAGGCTTTCCTGATGGCTGCACAGGGTAGGGGAGCTGCCGGCTCCGGCAATGGCATGCCGGTATACCAATACCTCGAAAGCCTTAAGCTAAAACCTGCCGTGGTAAACAAGAATGGTGAAAACCTGCTGCACTACCTGGCGCGCAAGCCCAACCAACAGGAGGTCATCAGCTATTTCATCAGTCGCGGGGTGAATATTAACCAGGCCGATAATGAAGGCAATACACCTTTCATGAATGCTGCTGCTTCCAACAAGGACACTGCCACCCTGGCCCTGCTATTGCCCGCGAAAAGCATTAACCTGGCCAACAAGAAAGGCCTCACGGCACTGGCCATGGCGGTCAGGAGCAATTCACCCGGGATCGTTCAATACCTGGTGAACAAAGGCGCTGACCTGAATGCTGTTGACGCTGCCGGCAATAACCTGGCTTTCTATCTGATACAATCTTATAATGGCCAGGGTCCTGCACAGGAAGCCTTCAACGCCAAAATGAAAGTGTTGCAGCAGGCCGGTTTCAGCCTGACCACACCGCAAAAAGATGGCAATACCTTGTATCACCTGGCCATCGCGAAGGGTGATATTGCATTGCTCAAAAAGATCGAAACCCTGCAGGTGGATGTAAATGCAAAGAACAAAGAAGGCCTCACGGTACTGCACAAAGCAGCCATGCTGTCCAAAGATGATTCCATACTGAAATACCTGTTGAGTATTGGCGCAAAGAAAGAAGCGACCACTGCCTTCGAGGAAACAGCCTGGCAACTGGCCAAAGAAAACGAGTTCCTTACAAAGTCCCATGTCTCTATTGATTTCTTAAAATAACAATCAACATCGTTTACTTAAGCCAGGCTTCATTAAGGTGAGTCGCTCTGCCGCCCGGCGAATGCAGCGCTGTAGAGCGGCCCACCTTTGAGCCTGGCAAGAAAGTGTGCTAATTTAAAATGCTATTTAAAATAACAATGATGAAGAGTGCTTATAAACTGATCCTGGTATTGATCGCATTGTATTTCCTGCCCGGTACCGGCAATGCACAAAATGCCACGAGCACACCATACAAATGCATGGTGCAGATGACCAACTATGTGGGCGAGGGCGCTTACATCGTGGTTTCCCTGATCGATAGCAAAGGCAAATACGAAAAGACATTACGCGTGATGGGCGCCGACAAAAAATGGTACCCCAGCCTGAAATCATGGCATGAGTTCCGTTCTAAAAAGCCCGCCAATATAGATGCCGTTACCGGCGCTTCCGTTACCGGTGGCGATCGCTCGGTAACCGTGCTGGAGATCGACAATGCCAAAATAAATGCAGGCTATAAACTGCGGTTCGAAACAGCCGTAGAAGACAAGAAGTACTACGAAAAAGACCTGGAGATCCCCCTTACGACCGAAGGGCTTGCTGCCAAAAGCGAAGGCACCGGGTATATTCGCTACGTAAGGCTGGCTCAAAACTAATGCAGTGCCCATGACCATTTCTGTTTGGAGATACAGCCATTTCGCACTGGCCGTATCTTCTTTTCTTTTTATCACCCTGGCTGCTGTAACCGGCATCGTCCTTTCTTTTGAGCCCATCACGGGCAAGGTACCTTCTTATAAGGCAGACCATTTTAACCAGCTCACACTCGCGGAAACCATCCCCGCACTCAAACGATCCTTTTCCTCCGTCACCTCCATGCGTGTGGATGCCAACCAGTTTGTGGTAGTGAAAGGAACAGACACCAGCGGCAAAGCCCTGGAAGCCTATGTAGATCCCTCTACTGGTAAGGTGCTGGGTACGCCGCACAAACAACACGCCTTTTACCAATGGGTCACTGCCCTGCACCGGTCGTTGTTCTTACATGAGGCGGGCAGGTTCTTTGTGGGATTGACCTCTTTCCTCTTATTGTTGATTGCTATATCCGGTACGGTATTGGTCATCCGGCGTCAGCGGGGCTGGAAACGTTTTTTCACCCGCATCGTTAAAGATAATTTTGCACAGTACTACCATGTCGTATTGGGGCGCCTGTCACTGATCCCTATTATCCTGATTGCGCTTACAGGTACCTGGTTGTCCATGGCCCGCTTTGGCCTGTTGACAGAAAAGAAGGTCGTGCACCACATTGATGAGAACACCATCAGGGAAGAGCCAGTCCGCCAACCGGCAGCCTTTCCTGTTTTTAAGCAGGTGCTGCTGTCGCAGGTACAAACGGTTGACTATCCTTTTTCCGAATTTCCCGAAGATTATTATACCCTGAAGTTGAAGGACCGCGAGATCGTGGTAAACCAGTTGACCGGCGAAAAGCTGAGTGAGGTCATCTACCCGGTGACCACCACTTTGTCGCGCCTGAGCCTCGACTGGCATACGGGCCGCGTAAGTATTCTATGGGCCATCGTTCTGGCCATCGCCTGCCTCAACATCCTGTTCTTTATCTACTCTGGTTTTGCCATCAGCCTCAAAAGGCTGGCTGGCCGCAGCAGGAACAAATACAAACCGGAGCAATGTCGCTTCATCATTTTGGCAGGCTCCGAGAATGGCAGCACCATGGCCTTTGCCAAAGCATTGCAGGGACAACTGATCGCCAATGGCGAGATGGCTTATTGTACAGATCTCAATAACTACCAGACGTTTCCCCAGGCCGAACATATTATTATCCTTACGTCTACCTATGGGTTGGGTGATGCTCCTGCCAATGCCAACCGGTTTGCCTCCCTGGTCAAAAAATACCAGCAGCAGCCCGGTGTCCACTTTTCCGTGGTAGGGTTTGGGTCGCACGCTTACCCCGACTTCTGCCAATTTGCTTTTGAGGTCAACAACCTGCTCTCCTTGCAGCCCTGGGCCCTGCCCTTGCTGGAAATACATACCATCAATGATAAGTCGCCCGACCAGTTCAACCAATGGCTGGTCACCTGGTCGCAGAAAGTGGGACTCACGGGTATTGCATTGCCCGAAACAATGAAGCAAAAACCAGCTGGCCTGGAAACGATGACTGTGATAGAAAAGACAGCCATCACCCATGCCGATGAACCTTTTATTGTACGCATCAAACCTTCCTGGAGGAATAAATATACTTCCGGCGACCTGCTGGCTGTTTACCCCGCCGACGATTACCGCGAACGCCTGTACTCGATCGGCAAAGTAGGCGGCCATATCCAACTCAGCGTAAAACGCCACCCCGATGGATTGGGCTCTACTTATTTGTACCACCTCAGGCCCGGCGATACCATTCAGGCGCGTGTAGTGCCCAACCCGCATTTCCTGTTTCCGCAGCAAGCGCCCGCTGTGATCATGATCTCCAATGGTACCGGCATTGCGCCCTTCCTGGGTATGATCGAAGAGAATAACCAGTTGTCGGAATGTTATTTGTACTGCGGCTTTCGCTACAAGTTGTCGTTTGAACCTTTTGCGGCAGCATTGAATGAGCATATGGCGGCTAATAAGCTGGATGGCCTGCAGGTAGCCTATTCACGGGAAGAAGAAAAACAATACGTGAAGGACCTGCTGGCCAACGATGCCGACTTTGTGGCGCAAACGCTGGCAAGAGGCGGTGTATTGATGCTGTGTGGCTCTCTGTCTATGCAGCATGATATAATTGCCTGGCTGGAAACCGTATGCCAGGAGCGAAATGGCAAGAGCATCAGCCATTACCAATCCCACGGGCAGGTGCTGATGGACTGCTATTAAGCAGCTTATCGAAGGCGCTTTTGTATATGACAATATAATTGTAATATTGACATTTATAACACGCCCAACCCATTTGTTTGCCCATGAGACCAGGAACATCCATAGCCCGGTATGCCTTGCTGTTGGCCATTGGCCTGCTTTGCCTGTCCAACCTTACTACCCGGGCCCAGGGCCCGCAGGCTGGCGCCAGTGCCGACGCGGTATACCTCTTTTCCTATAGTACCGCTAAGAACAATAACCACAATGGCCTTCACTTTGCCTGGAGCCGTGATCGGGTCAACTGGCAATTGATCGGCAATGAATTTGGTTTCCTGCGGAGCGACTATGGCCGCTGGGGAGCAGAAAAGAAAATGATCACCCCTTACCTCATACAAACACCCGGCGGCGACTGGCAATGTGTATGGGCGCTCAACGACCGCGAAAAATTGTTTGCCCACGCCTCCTCTCCCGACCTGGTATACTGGGACCGCCAAAGTTATCCCCTGATGACCAGCGGCGCCAATGTACTGAAGCCCATCATCCAATACAACCAACAACAAGCTCAATACAACATTACCTATACCGATGCCACGGGCAAATATTTCCAGGTAAC encodes:
- a CDS encoding DUF2271 domain-containing protein, with protein sequence MMKSAYKLILVLIALYFLPGTGNAQNATSTPYKCMVQMTNYVGEGAYIVVSLIDSKGKYEKTLRVMGADKKWYPSLKSWHEFRSKKPANIDAVTGASVTGGDRSVTVLEIDNAKINAGYKLRFETAVEDKKYYEKDLEIPLTTEGLAAKSEGTGYIRYVRLAQN
- a CDS encoding PepSY domain-containing protein, yielding MTISVWRYSHFALAVSSFLFITLAAVTGIVLSFEPITGKVPSYKADHFNQLTLAETIPALKRSFSSVTSMRVDANQFVVVKGTDTSGKALEAYVDPSTGKVLGTPHKQHAFYQWVTALHRSLFLHEAGRFFVGLTSFLLLLIAISGTVLVIRRQRGWKRFFTRIVKDNFAQYYHVVLGRLSLIPIILIALTGTWLSMARFGLLTEKKVVHHIDENTIREEPVRQPAAFPVFKQVLLSQVQTVDYPFSEFPEDYYTLKLKDREIVVNQLTGEKLSEVIYPVTTTLSRLSLDWHTGRVSILWAIVLAIACLNILFFIYSGFAISLKRLAGRSRNKYKPEQCRFIILAGSENGSTMAFAKALQGQLIANGEMAYCTDLNNYQTFPQAEHIIILTSTYGLGDAPANANRFASLVKKYQQQPGVHFSVVGFGSHAYPDFCQFAFEVNNLLSLQPWALPLLEIHTINDKSPDQFNQWLVTWSQKVGLTGIALPETMKQKPAGLETMTVIEKTAITHADEPFIVRIKPSWRNKYTSGDLLAVYPADDYRERLYSIGKVGGHIQLSVKRHPDGLGSTYLYHLRPGDTIQARVVPNPHFLFPQQAPAVIMISNGTGIAPFLGMIEENNQLSECYLYCGFRYKLSFEPFAAALNEHMAANKLDGLQVAYSREEEKQYVKDLLANDADFVAQTLARGGVLMLCGSLSMQHDIIAWLETVCQERNGKSISHYQSHGQVLMDCY